In the Solibacillus sp. FSL K6-1523 genome, one interval contains:
- the trpE gene encoding anthranilate synthase component I codes for MRVEMQQHFVMKKITGDTMTPISVYMALNGKNKVLFESNAKFSESGRYSFIAVNPVGELRGDQYQSSFFKNNGGEQVFEQPVLQTLKDLLPIRDSESYPFAFFGGAIGYFGYETAYHFEGIGDIVNDVYEMPDVHVFFYDTFIVIDHLLQQVTIAAIDLFQDGRTVDEMQKAIDEIEKTIGQPFMERPCESTTAHFTPTLSKDHFINMVEMAKEHIRNGDIFQVVLSQTFEASFDEQPLELYRKLRTSNASPYMYFLDFGTYTILGTSPESLVKVQNGLVTTNPIAGTKPRGKTVQEDAEIANSLLADEKEIAEHKMLVDLGRNDVGRVAQIGSVQVTKYMQIERYKYVMHIVSEVTGKLLEDAHVMDVLAASLPAGTVSGAPKIRAMQIINELEQRKRGIYAGAVGYISTTGNMDLALAIRTMLVKDGKAYVQAGAGIVFDSVPELEYEETLNKARALLEVRV; via the coding sequence ATGAGAGTAGAGATGCAACAACATTTTGTTATGAAAAAAATTACGGGAGATACAATGACACCGATTTCCGTGTATATGGCTTTGAATGGGAAAAACAAGGTGCTGTTTGAATCCAATGCGAAATTTAGTGAGAGCGGTCGTTATTCCTTTATTGCGGTAAATCCAGTTGGGGAGCTAAGAGGGGATCAGTATCAAAGTTCATTTTTTAAGAACAATGGCGGCGAGCAAGTGTTTGAACAGCCGGTCCTTCAAACATTAAAGGATCTATTACCAATTCGCGATTCCGAATCCTATCCATTTGCCTTTTTCGGAGGGGCGATTGGTTATTTTGGTTATGAAACAGCGTATCATTTTGAGGGAATTGGCGATATTGTCAATGATGTTTATGAAATGCCAGATGTGCATGTCTTTTTTTACGATACGTTTATTGTGATTGACCATTTGCTTCAACAAGTAACGATTGCCGCGATTGATTTATTTCAAGATGGACGTACAGTGGATGAGATGCAAAAGGCAATTGATGAGATTGAAAAAACAATCGGGCAGCCATTTATGGAAAGACCGTGTGAGTCGACAACTGCTCATTTTACACCAACGCTTTCGAAAGATCATTTTATAAATATGGTTGAAATGGCAAAGGAACATATTCGGAACGGAGATATTTTCCAAGTTGTACTATCACAAACATTTGAAGCGAGCTTTGATGAACAGCCACTTGAGCTTTATCGTAAATTGCGTACGTCTAATGCATCGCCGTATATGTACTTTTTAGATTTCGGGACGTACACGATTTTAGGGACTTCTCCTGAAAGTTTAGTAAAGGTGCAAAATGGGCTCGTAACAACGAATCCCATTGCGGGAACAAAGCCGCGCGGGAAAACGGTGCAAGAAGATGCAGAAATTGCGAATTCCTTATTGGCTGATGAAAAAGAAATCGCGGAACATAAAATGCTCGTAGATTTAGGGCGCAATGATGTCGGGCGAGTGGCGCAAATTGGTTCAGTTCAGGTAACAAAATACATGCAAATTGAGCGCTATAAATACGTCATGCATATTGTGTCAGAGGTGACAGGAAAACTACTTGAGGACGCGCATGTAATGGATGTGTTAGCAGCTAGTTTACCAGCAGGAACCGTTTCGGGTGCTCCGAAAATTCGTGCGATGCAAATTATTAATGAATTAGAACAGCGGAAGCGCGGCATTTATGCAGGGGCAGTTGGTTATATTTCGACAACAGGTAATATGGATTTAGCACTAGCTATCCGCACGATGCTTGTAAAGGACGGTAAAGCTTACGTACAAGCGGGGGCTGGTATTGTGTTTGATTCGGTACCAGAGCTTGAGTATGAGGAAACGCTAAACAAAGCCCGTGCGTTATTGGAGGTGCGTGTATGA